The DNA segment CCCAGCGTCATCGTCATCCTCTACGGGGGCGAGCCGGCATGAAGAACGGCGACGGCGACGAGGTCGCAGCAAGCGACTTCTTCGAGATGGCCGATGACGGAGCGGACGGGCCGCAGGAAATCGCCGCCCGGCTGGTCGAGGAATGCGAGGAGTTCGCGCACCTCAAGCTGGGCCAGCCCGCCATCCTGTTCCTCATGCGGACGGTGCCGAAGGTGAAGGGCGGGCGCTGGGTGTTGGGGGAGATGTGCCTGCCGCGCTTCCAGGGCGGGCTTGCGCCGGTGGGCGCGTGGCTGCTGGCGAAGGCATGCGGCGGCACGGCGCCGGATTTCCTCCTGCTGATCGACCGGGAATGGTGGCACGGCGCGGACCTGCATCGCCGGCGCGCCCTTGTCCACCACGAGTTGGGCCACATCGGGCACGCCAAGGACAAGGAAGGCGAGCCGAAATTCGATGACGACGGCAATCCCGTCTGGGCATTGGTTGATCACGATCTCGGCGAGTTCAATGCAACGGTGCGCAGGTTCGGCGCGTGGTCGCCCGACATCCCGGCGTTCGTTGACGCGCTGCGCGAGGGCGGCGGGCTCTCATGAGCGAGCATCACCCCTCGCTCCGCGACGAGGTCGAGGCCGCCGTCCTGGCCGAGCTGGCGCGGGTGGGGCCGGAGGCGTTCAGCAAGGCCGAGATCGCCCGCCGGTTCGCCGACCGCGGCGCGTCGCGCGCGACCCTCTATCGCTACATCGACGGGCCGTTGAAATCTGGCAAGGCCGGGCAGCACGTTGCCCGCGAGGTCAAGGCCGCGGTCGAGGCCCGGGCCAAGCTGCCGGATCCGCCGGCCGCCGCCGCCCAGGCCGCCGCCGCTAAGTTGCCGGCCCTGGTCACGGTCGATGACATCGCCAGCTCCGGCGGCGTGATTCCCGTCATCGAAAAGCTCGTCGGGTGC comes from the Rhodovastum atsumiense genome and includes:
- a CDS encoding putative metallopeptidase, with protein sequence MKNGDGDEVAASDFFEMADDGADGPQEIAARLVEECEEFAHLKLGQPAILFLMRTVPKVKGGRWVLGEMCLPRFQGGLAPVGAWLLAKACGGTAPDFLLLIDREWWHGADLHRRRALVHHELGHIGHAKDKEGEPKFDDDGNPVWALVDHDLGEFNATVRRFGAWSPDIPAFVDALREGGGLS